The following proteins are encoded in a genomic region of Pseudorca crassidens isolate mPseCra1 chromosome 5, mPseCra1.hap1, whole genome shotgun sequence:
- the ZBED2 gene encoding zinc finger BED domain-containing protein 2 codes for MRREEEEGEGTRIKAKGDLEVKEEEISETGGLVGPFAGTTPTPMPHNKGTWFSEAWEYFPLAPACAGHHPNPYTTCRLCGGQVGRGPGVNVGTTALWKHLKSMHKEELEKGGHGQAGQRQDPRLQGPQLPTGIEGNWARILEQASQRKKEALRRERAVERRERALDEVERAILEMRRTVRAEKKACQRDKDQPTAAHPFHFV; via the coding sequence ATGAGgcgggaagaggaggaaggagagggaaccAGGATAAAGGCAAAAGGGGACTTAGAAGTGAAGGAGGAGGAGATCAGTGAGACGGGAGGACTGGTCGGCCCTTTTGCGGGTACCACACCCACCCCGATGCCCCACAACAAGGGGACTTGGTTTTCCGAGGCCTGGGAGTATTTCCCCCTGGCCCCTGCCTGTGCTGGTCACCACCCCAACCCATACACCACCTGCCGCCTGTGTGGCGGGCAGGTGGGCCGCGGCCCTGGGGTTAACGTGGGCACCACAGCCCTGTGGAAGCATCTGAAAAGCATGCACAAAGAGGAGCTGGAGAAGGGTGGCCATGGTCAGGCCGGGCAGCGCCAGGACCCCAGGCTTCAAGGGCCGCAGCTCCCCACAGGCATTGAGGGCAACTGGGCCAGGATCCTGGAGCAGGCcagccaaagaaaaaaggagGCACTTAGGAGGGAGAGGGCAGTGGAAAGGAGAGAGCGAGCCCTGGACGAGGTGGAAAGGGCCATCCTGGAGATGAGGCGGACGGTGAGGGCTGAGAAGAAGGCCTGCCAGAGGGACAAAGACCAGCCCACAGCAGCTCATCCCTTCCATTTTGTTTAA